In Heptranchias perlo isolate sHepPer1 chromosome 16, sHepPer1.hap1, whole genome shotgun sequence, one genomic interval encodes:
- the LOC137333255 gene encoding tapasin-related protein-like, which translates to MSASMVFLCLTLRGIIYTAADHSSFRVTQAPEQATVSRGGNVTFHCIFPISQTHSWVRVYWWKQGENKYLPRSGDKRKRFGLEGKASGFFQLLNANFQDSGVYHCAVIREGTVGGNGTASHLIVHAPPTPLKIVSRTAEGNSSASLTLVCETAEFFPENFTLAWYKNGVVIATGINTIKRQNTEGLYEVSSSLEETQPVPSDANYTCLVSHVSLNIPAVATYSVTKSNQATVIDVSFYFWALGCAMGGLAFLVLLIVIGKRCRLQNKEGKQGRVMGPTRHEELGTEAEIVHYAALDLSKARKTPRLKGEEERTVYAQNKQGAARDKLTYATLALTGSVKRAQCKNNERSTDYAELQTQNQRRVTEAVYSEARIK; encoded by the exons ATGTCGGCGAGTATGGTGTTTCTGTGCTTGACGCTCCGGGGGATTATTTACACAG CTGCGGACCACAGTTCGTTCAGAGTGACTCAAGCGCCCGAACAGGCGACTGTATCCAGAGGGGGAAACGTCACCTTCCACTGCATATTCCCAATCTCTCAAACCCATTCCTGGGTAAGAGTATATTGGTGGAAACAGGGTGAGAATAAATACCTGCCAAGAAGCGGCGATAAGAGAAAACGATTTGGTCTGGAAGGTAAAGCGAGCGGTTTCTTTCAGTTACTGAACGCGAATTTCCAAGACTCTGGAGTCTATCACTGCGCAGTGATCCGAGAGGGAACAGTTGGAGGAAATGGAACCGCATCTCATCTAATTGTGCATG CTCCCCCAACTCCACTGAAGATTGTCTCCAGGACAGCTGAGGGGAATTCATCTGCGTCTCTGACTCTTGTGTGTGAAACGGCTGAGTTTTTTCCGGAGAATTTCACCCTCGCTTGGTATAAAAACGGCGTTGTAATTGCAACAGGAATAAATACCATTAAACGGCAGAACACTGAGGGGCTGTATGAAGtttccagctctttggaagagacgCAGCCTGTCCCGAGCGACGCCAATTATACCTGTTTGGTATCTCACGTCTCGCTCAACATTCCAGCTGTTGCCACCTATAGTGTTACGAAATCTAACCAAG CTACTGTCATTGATGTGTCCTTTTACTTCTGGGCTCTTGGGTGTGCGATGGGTGGATTGGCGTTTCTAGTGCTGTTGATCGTCATTGGGAAGCGGTGCCGTCTGCAGAATAAAGAAG GTAAACAGGGGCGTGTAATGGGACCGACCCGCCATGAAGAGCTG GGAACGGAGGCTGAGATCGTGCATTATGCTGCATTAGATTTGAGCAAAGCCAGGAAAACTCCAAGACTTAAAGGTGAAGAGGAGAGAACCGTGTACGCTCAG AACAAACAAGGGGCAGCCCGTGACAAGCTGACATACGCAACGCTAGCATTGACTGGCTCAGTGAAAAGGGCGCAATGCAAAAATAACGAAAGAAGCACCGACTATGCCGAGCTACAAACGCAAAACCAAAGAAGAGTAACAGAGGCTGTTTACTCCGAAGCAAGAATCAAATAG